A single genomic interval of Bos taurus isolate L1 Dominette 01449 registration number 42190680 breed Hereford chromosome 6, ARS-UCD2.0, whole genome shotgun sequence harbors:
- the PPAT gene encoding amidophosphoribosyltransferase isoform X2: protein MELEELGIREECGVFGCIASGEWPTQLDVPHVVTLGLVGLQHRGQESAGIVTSDGNSVPTFKTHKLLRHGIGLSTSSDSEMITQLLAYTPPQEQDDTPDWVARIKNLMKEAPTAYSLLIMHKDVIYAVRDPYGNRPLCIGRLIPISDINDKGKKTSETEGWVVSSESCSFLSIGARYYREVLPGEIVEISRHKIQTLDIIPRSEGNAMAFCIFEYVYFARPDSIFENQMVYTVRYRCGQQLAIEAPVDADLVSTVPESATPAALGYATKCGLPYVEVLCKNRYVGRTFIQPNMRLRQLGVAKKFGVLSDNFKGKRIVLVDDSIVRGNTISPIIKLLKESGAKEVHIRVASPPIRYPCFMGINIPTKEELIANKPEFEHISDYLGANSVVYLSVEGLVSSVQEGTLKKQRVKKQDIAVQENGNGLQCFENNGHCTKEDIMIQENENGLQCFEKNNHCTACLTGKYPVELEW from the exons GGGTCAGGAGAGTGCTGGTATCGTGACCAGTGATGGCAATTCCGTACCCACATTCAAAACACACAAG CTTCTGCGTCATGGTATTGGTCTGTCAACAAGTTCTGATAGTGAAATGATCACCCAGCTACTGGCTTATACCCCTCCTCAGGAACAAGATGACACCCCAGACTGGGTAGCTAG GATTAAAAATTTAATGAAGGAAGCACCCACAGCATATTCTCTGCTTATAATGCACAAAGATGTGATTTATGCAGTCCGAGATCCCTATGGAAATCGTCCTTTATGCATTGGTCGTCTTATTCCTATTTCTGATATAAATGATAAAG gaaaaaaaacatcAGAAACGGAAGGATGGGTGGTGTCTTCAGAATCTTGTAGCTTTTTATCTATCGGTGCAAG ATATTACCGtgaagtcttgcctggagaaattgtGGAGATATCCAGAcataaaatccaaactcttgATATTATACCAAGGTCTGAAGGAAACGCAATGGCTTTCTGCATCTTTGAATATGTTTATTTTGCAAGACCAGATAGTATATTTGAAA ACCAGATGGTTTACACAGTAAGATATCGCTGTGGTCAGCAGCTGGCCATTGAAGCCCCCGTGGATGCAGATTTGGTTAGCACTGTCCCAGAATCCGCTACACCTGCTGCTCTTGGTTACGCAACAAag TGTGGGCTTCCATACGTGGAGGTGCTGTGTAAAAACCGGTATGTAGGAAGAACATTCATTCAGCCAAACATGAGGTTAAGACAACTTGGTGTTGCGAAAAAATTTGGAGTACTGTCAGAcaactttaaaggaaaaagaattgtTCTTGTAGACGATTCAATTGTGAGAGGCAATACCATCTCACCCATAATCAAGTTACTCAAAGAATCTGGTGCAAAAGAG GTACATATTCGCGTAGCTTCACCACCAATTAGATATCCATGCTTCATGGGAATAAACATACCAACAAAAGAAGAGCTTATTGCCAATAAACCAGAATTTGAGCATATTTCAGACTATCTAG GAGCAAACAGTGTTGTGTATCTGTCAGTAGAAGGGCTGGTTTCATCTGTACAAGAAGGAACATTGAAAaaacagagagtgaaaaagcaagaCATTGCGGTTCAAGAAAATGGGAATGGTCTGCAGTGCTTTGAAAACAATGGTCATTGTACAAAGGAAGATATTATGattcaagaaaatgagaatggTCTGCAATGTTTTGAAAAGAATAATCATTGTACAGCTTGTCTGACTGGAAAATACCCTGTGGAATTGGAATGGTAG
- the PPAT gene encoding amidophosphoribosyltransferase isoform X1 produces MGLVNHVFTEDNLKKLYTSNLGIGHTRYATTGNCELENCQPFVVETLHGKIAVAHNGELVNAARLRKKLLRHGIGLSTSSDSEMITQLLAYTPPQEQDDTPDWVARIKNLMKEAPTAYSLLIMHKDVIYAVRDPYGNRPLCIGRLIPISDINDKGKKTSETEGWVVSSESCSFLSIGARYYREVLPGEIVEISRHKIQTLDIIPRSEGNAMAFCIFEYVYFARPDSIFENQMVYTVRYRCGQQLAIEAPVDADLVSTVPESATPAALGYATKCGLPYVEVLCKNRYVGRTFIQPNMRLRQLGVAKKFGVLSDNFKGKRIVLVDDSIVRGNTISPIIKLLKESGAKEVHIRVASPPIRYPCFMGINIPTKEELIANKPEFEHISDYLGANSVVYLSVEGLVSSVQEGTLKKQRVKKQDIAVQENGNGLQCFENNGHCTKEDIMIQENENGLQCFEKNNHCTACLTGKYPVELEW; encoded by the exons ATGGGTCTTGTAAATCACGTATTTACTGAAGacaatttgaagaaattatatacTTCAAATCTTGGAATTGGACACACAAGGTATGCCACAACAGGAAACTGTGAATTAGAAAATTGCCAGCCCTTTGTTGTTGAAACACTTCATGGAAAAATAGCTGTGGCACATAATGGCGAATTAGTTAATGCTGCGCGCTTAAGGAAAAAG CTTCTGCGTCATGGTATTGGTCTGTCAACAAGTTCTGATAGTGAAATGATCACCCAGCTACTGGCTTATACCCCTCCTCAGGAACAAGATGACACCCCAGACTGGGTAGCTAG GATTAAAAATTTAATGAAGGAAGCACCCACAGCATATTCTCTGCTTATAATGCACAAAGATGTGATTTATGCAGTCCGAGATCCCTATGGAAATCGTCCTTTATGCATTGGTCGTCTTATTCCTATTTCTGATATAAATGATAAAG gaaaaaaaacatcAGAAACGGAAGGATGGGTGGTGTCTTCAGAATCTTGTAGCTTTTTATCTATCGGTGCAAG ATATTACCGtgaagtcttgcctggagaaattgtGGAGATATCCAGAcataaaatccaaactcttgATATTATACCAAGGTCTGAAGGAAACGCAATGGCTTTCTGCATCTTTGAATATGTTTATTTTGCAAGACCAGATAGTATATTTGAAA ACCAGATGGTTTACACAGTAAGATATCGCTGTGGTCAGCAGCTGGCCATTGAAGCCCCCGTGGATGCAGATTTGGTTAGCACTGTCCCAGAATCCGCTACACCTGCTGCTCTTGGTTACGCAACAAag TGTGGGCTTCCATACGTGGAGGTGCTGTGTAAAAACCGGTATGTAGGAAGAACATTCATTCAGCCAAACATGAGGTTAAGACAACTTGGTGTTGCGAAAAAATTTGGAGTACTGTCAGAcaactttaaaggaaaaagaattgtTCTTGTAGACGATTCAATTGTGAGAGGCAATACCATCTCACCCATAATCAAGTTACTCAAAGAATCTGGTGCAAAAGAG GTACATATTCGCGTAGCTTCACCACCAATTAGATATCCATGCTTCATGGGAATAAACATACCAACAAAAGAAGAGCTTATTGCCAATAAACCAGAATTTGAGCATATTTCAGACTATCTAG GAGCAAACAGTGTTGTGTATCTGTCAGTAGAAGGGCTGGTTTCATCTGTACAAGAAGGAACATTGAAAaaacagagagtgaaaaagcaagaCATTGCGGTTCAAGAAAATGGGAATGGTCTGCAGTGCTTTGAAAACAATGGTCATTGTACAAAGGAAGATATTATGattcaagaaaatgagaatggTCTGCAATGTTTTGAAAAGAATAATCATTGTACAGCTTGTCTGACTGGAAAATACCCTGTGGAATTGGAATGGTAG
- the PPAT gene encoding amidophosphoribosyltransferase (The RefSeq protein has 1 substitution compared to this genomic sequence) yields the protein MELEELGIREECGVFGCIASGEWPTQLDVPHVVTLGLVGLQHRGQESAGIVTSDGNSVPTFKTHKGMGLVNHVFTEDNLKKLYTSNLGIGHTRYATTGNCELENCQPFVVETLHGKIAVAHNGELVNAARLRKKLLRHGIGLSTSSDSEMITQLLAYTPPQEQDDTPDWVARIKNLMKEAPTAYSLLIMHKDVIYAVRDPYGNRPLCIGRLIPISDINGKGKKTSETEGWVVSSESCSFLSIGARYYREVLPGEIVEISRHKIQTLDIIPRSEGNAMAFCIFEYVYFARPDSIFENQMVYTVRYRCGQQLAIEAPVDADLVSTVPESATPAALGYATKCGLPYVEVLCKNRYVGRTFIQPNMRLRQLGVAKKFGVLSDNFKGKRIVLVDDSIVRGNTISPIIKLLKESGAKEVHIRVASPPIRYPCFMGINIPTKEELIANKPEFEHISDYLGANSVVYLSVEGLVSSVQEGTLKKQRVKKQDIAVQENGNGLQCFENNGHCTKEDIMIQENENGLQCFEKNNHCTACLTGKYPVELEW from the exons GGGTCAGGAGAGTGCTGGTATCGTGACCAGTGATGGCAATTCCGTACCCACATTCAAAACACACAAG GGAATGGGTCTTGTAAATCACGTATTTACTGAAGacaatttgaagaaattatatacTTCAAATCTTGGAATTGGACACACAAGGTATGCCACAACAGGAAACTGTGAATTAGAAAATTGCCAGCCCTTTGTTGTTGAAACACTTCATGGAAAAATAGCTGTGGCACATAATGGCGAATTAGTTAATGCTGCGCGCTTAAGGAAAAAG CTTCTGCGTCATGGTATTGGTCTGTCAACAAGTTCTGATAGTGAAATGATCACCCAGCTACTGGCTTATACCCCTCCTCAGGAACAAGATGACACCCCAGACTGGGTAGCTAG GATTAAAAATTTAATGAAGGAAGCACCCACAGCATATTCTCTGCTTATAATGCACAAAGATGTGATTTATGCAGTCCGAGATCCCTATGGAAATCGTCCTTTATGCATTGGTCGTCTTATTCCTATTTCTGATATAAATGATAAAG gaaaaaaaacatcAGAAACGGAAGGATGGGTGGTGTCTTCAGAATCTTGTAGCTTTTTATCTATCGGTGCAAG ATATTACCGtgaagtcttgcctggagaaattgtGGAGATATCCAGAcataaaatccaaactcttgATATTATACCAAGGTCTGAAGGAAACGCAATGGCTTTCTGCATCTTTGAATATGTTTATTTTGCAAGACCAGATAGTATATTTGAAA ACCAGATGGTTTACACAGTAAGATATCGCTGTGGTCAGCAGCTGGCCATTGAAGCCCCCGTGGATGCAGATTTGGTTAGCACTGTCCCAGAATCCGCTACACCTGCTGCTCTTGGTTACGCAACAAag TGTGGGCTTCCATACGTGGAGGTGCTGTGTAAAAACCGGTATGTAGGAAGAACATTCATTCAGCCAAACATGAGGTTAAGACAACTTGGTGTTGCGAAAAAATTTGGAGTACTGTCAGAcaactttaaaggaaaaagaattgtTCTTGTAGACGATTCAATTGTGAGAGGCAATACCATCTCACCCATAATCAAGTTACTCAAAGAATCTGGTGCAAAAGAG GTACATATTCGCGTAGCTTCACCACCAATTAGATATCCATGCTTCATGGGAATAAACATACCAACAAAAGAAGAGCTTATTGCCAATAAACCAGAATTTGAGCATATTTCAGACTATCTAG GAGCAAACAGTGTTGTGTATCTGTCAGTAGAAGGGCTGGTTTCATCTGTACAAGAAGGAACATTGAAAaaacagagagtgaaaaagcaagaCATTGCGGTTCAAGAAAATGGGAATGGTCTGCAGTGCTTTGAAAACAATGGTCATTGTACAAAGGAAGATATTATGattcaagaaaatgagaatggTCTGCAATGTTTTGAAAAGAATAATCATTGTACAGCTTGTCTGACTGGAAAATACCCTGTGGAATTGGAATGGTAG